One genomic segment of Helianthus annuus cultivar XRQ/B chromosome 14, HanXRQr2.0-SUNRISE, whole genome shotgun sequence includes these proteins:
- the LOC110907948 gene encoding protein NLP2 codes for MDDSVFPPNNMFGVPSESMMDYDYMDELLLDGCWLQATDGSEFINNNNNNPVFDPSFIWPAALEFNNTDHIPEDDVQAERAKSSFLKNLSVSQSQNQTQDGILTTTHVSDSTGFHNQSETSQRWWIPPSVNIGVKERLLYAIEHIKHSSVHKNALIQIWLPENREGKKVLSTTDHLFSLGSDSPQLSNYRNISENYHFPAESDTKDIVGLPGRVFMGKVPEWTPDVRFFKTEEYPRVVHAKQYDVRGSVAVPIFDQDRQSCLGVIEVVMTTQKSNYTPEIDGVCKALEAVDLRSSESSNAQKIKVTDGMYQAALPEIHEILKSACKTHNLPLAQTWVPCIQQGKDGCRHSDTNLIHCISTVDRACYVHDTRFKDFQEACSEHHLLKGQGPVGRAFTTNQPSYFPDVTSMTKTEYPLSHHARVFGLCGVVAIRLRSTFTGNVDYVLEFFLPVDCRDQEQQTSLLNSLSVIIQKVCRSLRTVTDQELLEESSVVVPSTVEVKVEEILTEKPMDFVRKQQNDTGSGEGSSVNDGIKRPERRRGGPKSEKTISLEMLRQYFAGSLKDAAKNLGVCPTTLKRICRQHGIQRWPSRKIKKVGHSLQKIQLVMDSVHGASGSFQIESFYSNFPALASPDPNTSSLSPSKFIMIDSKAGDGVTKSLSPSCSQTSSSGQSSSSGNPPYPYPNPRTPTGEDTCNNVLKRARSDADLHVSLYSQDQDQDQDQEPEQKVFNRSRSHKLLTELPTAPMIPPNSGNARDESILRVKVAFGEEKIRFRLQNDWGFDRLLQEIAKRFSVNDIKEFHLKYFDDDSEWVLLTCDADLEECIDVYRSCKSGTIKLALLEPQYLGGGSFGSNATL; via the exons ATGGATGACAGTGTATTTCCGCCTAATAACATGTTCGGAGTTCCATCGGAATCCATGATGGATTACGATTACATGGATGAACTCTTGTTAGACGGATGTTGGTTACAAGCAACAGACGGATCCGAattcatcaacaacaacaacaataatcccGTTTTCGACCCTTCATTTATCTGGCCGGCGGCATTGGAGTTCAACAACACTGATCATATACCAGAAGACGACGTTCAAGCAGAGAGGGCGAAATCGTCATTCCTCAAGAATCTTTCAGTcagtcaaagtcaaaatcaaacTCAAGACGGGATTTTGACGACAACCCACGTTAGTGATTCGACCGGTTTTCATAATCAATCGGAGACAAGCCAGAGATGGTGGATCCCGCCAAGTGTGAATATCGGGGTTAAAGAAAGGCTACTCTACGCGATAGAACATATAAAACACTCTTCGGTACACAAAAACGCGCTTATTCAAATATGGCTACCGGAAAACCGAGAAGGAAAGAAAGTTTTGAGTACGACAGATCATCTTTTCTCACTCGGGTCGGATTCCCCTCAACTTTCTAATTATAGAAACATATCGGAAAACTATCATTTTCCAGCAGAGAGTGATACGAAGGATATTGTCGGGTTACCCGGAAGGGTATTTATGGGAAAAGTACCCGAATGGACTCCAGATGTTCGGTTTTTTAAAACTGAAGAATACCCAAGAGTTGTTCATGCTAAACAATATGATGTTCGTGGGAGCGTTGCGGTGCCTATTTTTGATCAAGATAGACAAAGTTGTCTTGGTGTGATTGAGGTTGTTATGACTACTCAAAAGAGTAATTATACACCAGAAATAGATGGCGTTTGTAAAGCTCTCGAG GCGGTTGATCTGAGGAGTTCTGAATCTTCAAACGCTCAGAAAATCAAGGTAACCGATGGTATGTATCAAGCAGCATTGCCCGAGATTCACGAGATCCTAAAATCCGCTTGCAAAACGCATAACTTACCTTTGGCTCAAACGTGGGTCCCGTGCATACAACAAGGAAAAGACGGCTGTCGGCATTCGGACACAAACTTAATCCACTGTATATCAACCGTAGACCGCGCTTGCTACGTGCACGATACCCGTTTTAAAGATTTTCAAGAAGCGTGTTCCGAGCACCATCTGTTGAAAGGACAAGGTCCTGTAGGTAGAGCTTTCACCACGAACCAACCGAGTTATTTTCCGGATGTAACGTCAATGACGAAAACCGAGTACCCGCTTTCACATCATGCTCGGGTTTTCGGTTTGTGTGGGGTCGTTGCAATACGTCTAAGAAGCACGTTTACGGGTAATGTTGATTATGTGTTGGAGTTTTTTTTACCCGTTGATTGTAGAGATCAAGAACAGCAAACAAGTTTGCTTAATTCTTTGTCGGTTATTATACAAAAAGTTTGTCGGAGTTTAAGGACTGTTACGGATCAGGAGTTGTTGGAAGAAAGTTCGGTTGTTGTTCCAAGTACTGTAGAAGTGAAAGTTGAAGAAATCTTGACCGAAAAGCCCATGGATTTTGTTAGAAAACAACAGAATGATACGGGTTCTGGTGAGGGTAGTTCCGTCAATGATGGTATTAAGCGGCCCGAGAGACGACGGGGCGGGCCAAAGTCGGAGAAAACCATCTCTTTGGAAATGCTTAGACAGTATTTTGCTGGCAGCCTGAAAGACGCTGCTAAGAACCTCGGGG TTTGTCCGACGACTTTAAAAAGGATATGCCGACAACACGGGATACAACGTTGGCCTTCTCGGAAGATCAAGAAAGTCGGTCATTCATTACAAAAGATCCAGCTTGTGATGGATTCCGTTCATGGAGCTTCGGGTTCGTTCCAAATCGAGTCATTTTACTCAAATTTCCCCGCTCTTGCTTCTCCCGATCCAAACACAAGCTCGCTTTCACCTTCAAAGTTCATTATGATTGATTCAAAAGCCGGAGATGGTGTCACGAAATCACTGTCCCCCTCATGCAGTCAAACTTCGAGTTCTGGTCAATCGAGTTCAAGTGGGAACCCCCCGTACCCGTACCCAAACCCACGCACACCTACGGGTGAAGATACGTGCAACAATGTCTTGAAAAGAGCGCGTAGTGATGCGGACCTTCACGTGTCACTTTATAGTCAAGATCAAGATCAAGATCAAGATCAAGAACCAGAACAGAAGGTTTTTAATAGATCGCGTAGCCATAAATTGCTCACCGAGCTCCCAACAGCTCCAATGATTCCTCCAAATAGCGGGAATGCTCGAGATGAAAGTATTCTTAGAGTTAAAGTCGCATTCGGTGAAGAAAAGATACGTTTTCGGTTGCAAAACGATTGGGGATTCGATCGGTTACTTCAAGAAATCGCTAAGAGGTTTAGCGTAAACGATATCAAAGAGTTTCATCTCAAGTACTTTGATGATGATTCCGAATGGGTTCTTTTAACGTGCGATGCTGATTTAGAGGAATGTATCGATGTTTATAGATCGTGTAAGAGCGGGACAATTAAACTCGCTCTTTTAGAACCTCAATATTTGGGCGGTGGTAGTTTCGGTAGCAATGCCACCTTGTAA